A single genomic interval of Mustela nigripes isolate SB6536 chromosome 7, MUSNIG.SB6536, whole genome shotgun sequence harbors:
- the ELMO2 gene encoding engulfment and cell motility protein 2, whose protein sequence is MPPPSDIVKVAIEWPGANAQLLEIDQKRPLASIIKEVCDGWSLPNPEYYTLRYADGPQLYITEQTRSDIKNGTILQLAISPSRAARQLMERTQSSNMETRLDAMKELAKLSADVTFATEFINMDGIIVLTRLVESGTKLLSHYSEMLAFTLTAFLELMDHGIVSWDMVSITFIKQIAGYVSQPMVDVSILQRSLAILESMVLNSQSLYQKIAEEITVGQLISHLQVSNQEIQTYAIALINALFLKAPEDKRQDMANAFAQKHLRSIILNHVIRGNRPIKTEMAHQLYVLQVLTFNLLEERMMTKMDPNDQAQRDIIFELRRIAFDAESDPTSVPGSGTEKRKAMYTKDYKMLGFTNHINPAMDFTQTPPGMLALDNMLYLAKVHQDTYIRIVLENSSREDKHECPFGRSAIELTKMLCEILQVGELPNEGRNDYHPMFFTHDRAFEELFGICIQLLNKTWKEMRATAEDFNKVMQVVREQITRALPSKPSSLDQFKSKLRSLSYSEILRLRQSERMSQDDFQSPPIVELREKIQPEILELIKQQRLNRLCEGSSFRKIGNRRRQERFWYCRLALNHKVLHYGDLDDNPQGEVTFESLQEKIPVADIKAIVTGKDCPHMKEKSALKQNKEVLELAFSILYDPDETLNFIAPNKYEYCIWIDGLSALLGKDMSSELTKSDLDTLLSMEMKLRLLDLENIQIPEAPPPVPKEPSSYDFVYHYG, encoded by the exons ATGCCGCCCCCATCAGACATCGTCAAAGTAGCCATTGAGTGGCCAGGTGCTAACGCTCAGCTCCTTGAAATCGACCAG aaacGGCCCCTGGCATCCATCATCAAGGAAGTTTGTGATGG GTGGTCGCTGCCAAACCCAGAGTATTACACCCTCCGATATGCAGACGGCCCCCAGCTCTACATCACCGAGCAG ACACGCAGTGACATTAAGAATGGGACCATCTTACAGCTGGCCATCTCCCCG TCCCGGGCTGCACGCCAGCTGATGGAGAGGACCCAGTCGTCCAACATGGAGACCCGGCTAGATGCCATGAAGGAGCTGGCCAAGCTCTCTGCTGATGTGACCTTTGCCACTGAGTTCATCAACATGGATGGCATCATTGTGCTGACACGGCTTGTGGAAAGCGGAACCAAGCTCTTGTCCCA CTATAGTGAGATGCTGGCATTCACCTTGACTGCCTTCTTAGAGCTCATGGACCACGGCATTGTCTCCTGGGACATGGTTTCAATCACCTTCATTAAGCAG ATTGCAGGGTACGTGAGCCAGCCCATGGTGGACGTGTCCATCCTTCAGAGGTCCCTGGCCATCCTGGAGAGCATGGTCTTGAATAGCCAGAGTCTGTACCAGAAAATCGCAGAGGAGATCACCGTGGGACAGCTCATCTCTCACCTCCAGGT CTCCAACCAGGAGATTCAGACCTACGCCATTGCACTGATTAACGCGCTTTTCCTGAAGGCTCCTGAGGACAAGCGACAG GATATGGCCAATGCCTTTGCACAGAAGCACCTTCGTTCCATTATCCTGAAC CATGTGATTCGAGGGAACCGCCCAATCAAAACTGAGATGGCCCATCAGCTCTACGTCCTGCAAGTCTTGACCTTTAACCTTCTGGAAGAAAGGATGATGACCAAGATGGACCCCAATGACCAG GCTCAAAGGGACATTATATTTGAACTGAGAAGAATTGCATTTGATGCCGAGTCTGACCCTACCAGTGTCCCCGGGAGTGGGACTGAGAAGCGCAAAGCCATGTATACCAAGGACTACAAAATGCTGGGATTTACT AACCATATCAACCCAGCGATGGACTTTACCCAGACTCCTCCTGGAATGCTGGCCTTGGACAACATGCTGTACTTGGCGAAAGTCCATCAGGACACCTATATCCGG ATCGTCCTGGAGAACAGCAGCCGGGAAGACAAGCACGAGTGCCCCTTCGGCCGCAGCGCCATCGAGCTCACCAAAATGCTCTGTGAGATCCTGCAGGTTGGGGAACTGC CCAATGAGGGCCGCAACGACTACCACCCAATGTTCTTCACCCATGACCGCGCCTTCGAGGAGCTCTTCGGGATCTGCATCCAGCTGCTGAACAAGACCTGGAAGGAGATGAGGGCGACAGCCGAGGACTTCAACAAG GTCATGCAGGTGGTCCGGGAGCAGATCACTCGAGCTTTGCCCTCCAAACCCAGCTCTTTGGATCAGTTCAAGAGCAAACTGCGTAGTTTGAGCTACTCTGAGATCCTGCGGTTGCGCCAGTCCGAGCGGATGAGTCAGGATGACTTCCAATCCCCGCCAATCGT GGAGCTGAGGGAGAAGATCCAGCCTGAGATCCTGGAGCTGATCAAGCAGCAGCGGCTGAACCGGCTTTGTGAGGGCAGCAGCTTCCGGAAGATCGGGAACCGCAGGAGGCAAG AACGTTTCTGGTACTGCCGCTTGGCCTTGAACCACAAGGTCCTGCACTACGGTGACTTGGATGACAACCCGCAAGGGGAGGTGACGTTTGAATCCCTGCAGGAGAAAA tTCCTGTTGCAGACATTAAGGCCATTGTCACTGGGAAGGATTGCCCCCACATGAAAGAGAAGAGTGCTCTGAAACAGAACAAG GAGGTGTTGGAGTTGGCATTCTCCATCCTCTATGACCCTGATGAGACCTTAAACTTCATTGCACCCAACAAGTATGAG TACTGCATCTGGATTGATGGCCTCAGTGCCCTTCTGGGGAAGGACATGTCCAGTGAGCTGACCAAGAGCGACCTggacaccctgctgagcatggagatgAAGCTGCGGCTCCTGGATCTGGAGAACATCCAGATTCCCGAAGCCCCGCCGCCAGTGCCCAAGGAGCCCAGCAGCTATGACTTTGTCTATCACTACggctga